In the genome of Aureimonas sp. OT7, one region contains:
- the xdhA gene encoding xanthine dehydrogenase small subunit: MRGADGIRFILNDRDIEVRDGAPDATLLDFLRGQLRLTGTKEGCAEGDCGACTALVGRLVDGRLVYEPVNACIRFLASCHATHVVTIEHLKGSDGGLHPVQVAMMEHHGSQCGFCTPGIVMALYGLWLGNPAPDAVAVETALQGNLCRCTGYESIVRAALAAAAAGGQAFDRLAVEREDIMARLAPLAGSGARLEGPSGLALVPADLDEFAQSYADMPEATLVAGATDVGLWVTKFLRPIAPAIFIGGLEGLKGVAEDGEWLTIGAGVTYSEAEDTIRRLVPGAADYWSRIGGWQVRNAGTIGGNIANGSPIGETPPLMIALGAEITLRHRGQRRRMKLEDFFIAYGKQDRHPGEFLETIHVPLPAGRLVSAYKVSKRHHADISAVAAGFCITVRDGVIDEARIAFGGMAGTPKRATGAEVTLAGAPFCERSFEAAAAAIPEDFTPLSDWRASADYRLLVAANLLRRFWLEHGTGDVHRLDRGVDATIMGRVA, from the coding sequence ATGCGCGGCGCCGATGGGATACGGTTCATTCTCAACGATCGCGATATCGAGGTGCGCGACGGCGCCCCCGACGCGACGCTTCTCGATTTCCTGCGCGGGCAACTGCGCCTGACGGGGACCAAGGAGGGTTGTGCCGAGGGCGATTGCGGCGCGTGTACCGCCCTTGTCGGACGTCTTGTGGATGGCCGCCTGGTCTACGAGCCGGTCAACGCCTGCATCCGCTTCCTGGCGTCCTGCCATGCCACCCATGTCGTGACCATCGAGCATCTGAAAGGGTCCGATGGCGGCCTGCACCCGGTGCAGGTGGCGATGATGGAACATCATGGCTCGCAATGCGGGTTCTGCACGCCCGGCATCGTCATGGCGCTGTACGGCCTATGGCTCGGCAATCCCGCGCCCGATGCGGTCGCGGTGGAGACGGCGCTGCAAGGCAATCTGTGCCGCTGCACCGGATATGAAAGCATCGTGCGCGCCGCATTGGCTGCTGCCGCCGCCGGCGGGCAGGCCTTCGACAGGCTGGCCGTCGAACGGGAAGACATCATGGCGCGGCTGGCGCCGCTGGCCGGCAGCGGCGCGCGGCTGGAAGGCCCCTCCGGGCTTGCTTTGGTGCCGGCCGATCTCGATGAATTCGCGCAGAGCTACGCCGATATGCCGGAGGCGACGCTGGTGGCCGGCGCAACCGATGTTGGCCTGTGGGTCACCAAGTTTCTGCGGCCGATCGCGCCCGCCATCTTCATCGGCGGCCTCGAGGGATTGAAAGGCGTGGCCGAGGACGGCGAATGGCTGACCATCGGCGCCGGCGTCACCTATAGCGAGGCAGAGGACACCATCCGCCGGCTGGTGCCGGGCGCCGCCGACTACTGGTCGCGGATCGGCGGCTGGCAGGTGCGCAATGCCGGCACCATCGGCGGGAACATCGCCAACGGCTCGCCCATCGGCGAGACGCCACCGCTGATGATCGCGCTGGGCGCGGAGATCACCTTGCGCCATCGCGGGCAGCGTCGGCGGATGAAGCTCGAGGATTTCTTCATCGCCTACGGAAAACAGGACAGGCATCCGGGCGAGTTCCTGGAGACCATCCACGTACCCCTGCCGGCCGGACGGCTGGTTTCGGCCTACAAGGTATCCAAGCGCCATCATGCCGATATCTCGGCCGTCGCGGCCGGATTCTGCATCACCGTGCGCGACGGCGTCATCGATGAGGCGCGCATTGCCTTTGGCGGCATGGCAGGCACGCCGAAGCGCGCGACGGGCGCGGAAGTCACCCTTGCCGGCGCGCCCTTCTGCGAGCGCAGTTTCGAGGCAGCGGCAGCCGCCATACCGGAAGATTTCACGCCTTTGTCGGATTGGCGCGCCAGCGCGGACTACCGGCTCCTCGTCGCGGCCAACCTTCTGCGCCGCTTCTGGCTGGAACACGGCACCGGAGATGTCCACCGGCTGGACCGAGGCGTCGACGCGACCATCATGGGGAGGGTGGCATGA
- a CDS encoding LysR family transcriptional regulator, which produces MTHIDSLKLFIRVVELGSITAGGRDVRMTPAVASNRIRALEQALGIQLFNRTTRKLKPTEAAQLYYEHARRIVDAVEEADAQMAGYAGRPRGTIRVAAPLVAGKIIVGPIIPAFADAYPDIELRVRLTDRTIDVFDDSLDLVFFLGELHDSGLSWAHIADCDRVICAAPSYIARHSAPERPEDLAAHNCLLLRYPRSTEYYWVLTGPDGPQKMLVKGSFDADDSGLLLEWARAGAGIVNRPRFEVAADLAAGRLVELLPRHAPPPARFGLLYPHSRMRNPKLKVFVDFAVREAKKAHQRLLSGGAA; this is translated from the coding sequence ATGACGCACATAGACAGCCTCAAACTCTTCATTCGCGTCGTCGAACTGGGCAGCATCACCGCCGGGGGCCGCGACGTGCGCATGACGCCGGCCGTCGCCTCAAACCGCATCCGCGCGCTGGAGCAGGCGCTGGGCATCCAGCTTTTCAACCGCACGACGCGCAAGCTGAAGCCGACGGAGGCGGCGCAGCTCTACTATGAACATGCGCGGCGCATCGTCGATGCCGTCGAGGAGGCCGACGCGCAGATGGCCGGCTATGCCGGACGCCCGCGCGGAACCATACGCGTGGCCGCCCCGCTGGTGGCGGGCAAGATCATCGTCGGGCCGATCATCCCGGCCTTTGCGGACGCCTATCCCGACATAGAGCTGCGGGTCCGGCTGACCGACCGGACCATCGACGTCTTCGACGACAGTCTCGATCTCGTCTTCTTTCTGGGGGAACTGCACGATTCCGGACTGAGCTGGGCCCATATCGCGGACTGCGACCGCGTCATCTGCGCCGCCCCGTCCTACATTGCGCGCCACAGCGCACCGGAACGGCCCGAAGACCTTGCCGCACACAACTGCCTGCTGCTGCGCTACCCACGCTCGACGGAGTATTACTGGGTTCTGACAGGCCCGGACGGACCACAGAAGATGCTGGTCAAAGGCAGCTTCGACGCCGATGACAGCGGCCTCCTCCTGGAATGGGCGCGGGCGGGGGCCGGCATCGTCAACCGGCCGCGCTTCGAGGTGGCCGCCGACCTGGCGGCAGGCAGGCTGGTGGAGCTGCTGCCCAGGCATGCGCCGCCTCCGGCGCGATTCGGCCTTCTGTATCCCCACAGCCGCATGCGCAATCCGAAGTTGAAAGTCTTCGTGGACTTTGCCGTACGCGAAGCAAAGAAAGCCCATCAGCGATTGTTGTCAGGGGGCGCGGCTTGA
- a CDS encoding NCS2 family permease, with translation MAGKWFDLEALGTNVRTEVIAGVTTFLTMAYIIFVNPEILATTGMDHGAVFVATCLAAALGSAIMGLWANWPVAMAPGMGLNAFFAFTVVAGLGFTWQQALGAVFISGLIFLFLSVTGVRRWLIAGIPASMRSAIAAGIGLFLAIIALKSAGVVVASPATLITLGDLTASTTLLAIGGFFLIAALDALRVKGAILIGIIVVTLAAMITGDATFAGIVDLPPSLAPTFLQLDIWGALGFGIVHVVLVMVLVEVFDATGTLIGVAKRAGLLKEGPTHQNPNLSRALMADSTAILAGSMLGTSSTTAYVESASGVQAGGRSGLTALTVAVLFLLAMFFSPLAAAVPAAATAPALLFVATLMMRELVEVDWEDVTTAAPAALTALAMPFTYSIANGLAFGFISYAVLKLVTGRGREVHPATWIIAALFAIKFAFFGE, from the coding sequence ATGGCAGGGAAATGGTTCGACCTCGAGGCATTGGGCACCAATGTCCGTACCGAGGTAATCGCCGGTGTCACCACGTTTTTGACGATGGCGTACATCATCTTCGTTAACCCGGAAATCCTCGCCACCACGGGCATGGACCACGGAGCGGTCTTCGTGGCCACCTGCCTTGCCGCCGCGCTCGGCTCGGCGATCATGGGCCTTTGGGCGAACTGGCCGGTGGCCATGGCGCCGGGCATGGGCCTCAATGCCTTCTTTGCCTTCACCGTCGTCGCAGGGCTCGGCTTCACATGGCAGCAGGCGCTCGGAGCGGTCTTCATCTCCGGCCTCATCTTCCTGTTCCTGTCCGTGACCGGCGTGCGCCGGTGGCTGATCGCCGGGATACCGGCTTCCATGCGCAGCGCCATCGCCGCCGGCATCGGCCTGTTCCTGGCCATCATCGCGCTCAAGAGCGCCGGTGTCGTCGTCGCCAGCCCGGCCACGCTGATAACCCTCGGCGATCTCACGGCCAGCACGACGCTTCTGGCCATAGGCGGCTTCTTCCTGATCGCGGCGCTGGATGCGCTGCGCGTAAAGGGCGCGATCCTGATCGGCATCATCGTCGTCACGCTGGCGGCAATGATAACCGGGGACGCCACCTTTGCCGGCATCGTCGACCTGCCCCCATCCCTGGCGCCCACCTTCCTGCAACTGGACATCTGGGGCGCCCTCGGCTTCGGCATCGTCCATGTCGTGCTGGTCATGGTGCTGGTGGAGGTGTTCGACGCCACCGGCACCTTGATCGGCGTCGCCAAGCGCGCCGGCCTGCTGAAAGAAGGGCCCACCCACCAGAACCCGAACCTCAGCCGCGCCCTCATGGCGGATTCGACCGCCATCCTGGCCGGCTCGATGCTCGGCACATCGTCCACGACCGCCTATGTCGAAAGCGCATCGGGCGTGCAGGCCGGTGGCCGGTCCGGCCTGACGGCCCTCACCGTGGCCGTCCTGTTTCTTCTGGCCATGTTCTTCTCGCCGCTGGCAGCGGCCGTGCCCGCGGCGGCAACGGCGCCGGCATTGCTGTTCGTCGCCACGCTGATGATGCGCGAGCTCGTCGAGGTGGACTGGGAAGACGTCACCACCGCCGCGCCGGCGGCGCTGACGGCGCTGGCCATGCCTTTCACCTATTCGATCGCCAACGGCCTCGCCTTCGGCTTCATCTCCTATGCGGTGTTGAAGCTGGTGACGGGGCGCGGCCGCGAAGTGCATCCCGCAACCTGGATCATCGCAGCGCTCTTCGCCATCAAGTTCGCCTTCTTCGGCGAGTGA